The following proteins are co-located in the Sphingomonas panacis genome:
- a CDS encoding LysR family transcriptional regulator produces the protein MRLPDLEAWAIFASVVEHRSFSAAADAIGTSKATISKAISRLEARLGQSLFHRTSRRLTLTESGTALAEHARRILADAQAAEEAAHDAATAPAGLIRMTAPTTLGMVQLAPMLADFLHDHPGIEIDLQLSDTKVDIVAEGIDVALRIANLPDSSLRARRLGPIRTFVVAAPAYLDRRGRPTHPAQLGEHACFAYTNVSGPWRFTNAHGEEAALRPSGPMRSNSGDAMLPALRAGLGIALLPDFIVGEDVARGTLEVILSDWSVPAIALHLMTPPSNLRPARVETLIAFLTERFRGLCVTPAP, from the coding sequence AGCGCCGCCGCCGATGCCATCGGCACCTCCAAGGCGACCATCTCCAAGGCGATCAGCCGGCTGGAGGCGCGGCTCGGCCAGTCGCTGTTCCACCGCACCTCGCGCCGCCTCACCCTCACCGAAAGCGGCACCGCGCTCGCCGAGCACGCCCGCCGCATCCTCGCCGATGCGCAGGCCGCCGAGGAGGCCGCGCACGACGCCGCCACCGCCCCCGCCGGGCTGATCCGCATGACCGCGCCGACCACGCTCGGCATGGTCCAGCTCGCGCCGATGCTCGCCGATTTCCTGCACGACCATCCCGGCATCGAGATCGACCTCCAGCTCTCCGACACCAAGGTCGATATCGTCGCGGAGGGGATCGACGTCGCGCTGCGCATCGCCAACCTGCCCGATTCATCGTTGCGCGCGCGCCGGCTCGGCCCGATCCGCACCTTCGTCGTCGCCGCCCCCGCCTACCTCGACCGGCGCGGCCGCCCGACTCACCCCGCGCAGCTCGGCGAACATGCCTGCTTCGCCTATACCAACGTCTCCGGCCCGTGGCGCTTCACCAACGCGCATGGCGAGGAAGCGGCGCTGCGCCCGAGCGGCCCGATGCGATCGAACAGCGGCGACGCGATGCTCCCCGCCTTGCGCGCCGGGCTCGGCATCGCGCTGCTCCCCGATTTCATCGTCGGCGAGGATGTCGCGCGCGGCACGCTGGAAGTGATCCTCTCCGACTGGTCCGTCCCGGCGATCGCGCTCCACCTGATGACCCCGCCCAGCAACCTGCGCCCGGCGCGCGTCGAGACGCTGATCGCGTTCCTTACGGAGCGGTTCCGCGGCCTCTGCGTTACCCCGGCACCATGA
- a CDS encoding type II toxin-antitoxin system RelE/ParE family toxin → MKVRWTPEADRDRTAIWDYLAARDPNAALRIDQLFSDAVVGVADFPCSATKEKSPARAN, encoded by the coding sequence GTGAAGGTCCGATGGACGCCGGAAGCCGATCGGGACCGCACGGCGATCTGGGACTATCTGGCGGCGCGCGATCCCAATGCGGCGTTGCGGATCGATCAGCTTTTCAGCGACGCGGTTGTCGGGGTGGCCGACTTCCCCTGCTCGGCCACGAAGGAGAAGTCCCCGGCACGCGCGAACTGA
- a CDS encoding antitoxin of toxin-antitoxin stability system translates to MSKAAVFTMKLEPDLRAEFMAAAEASHRPASQVVRELMREFVQRQQAQSDHSAVLHRKVEAARASAQNGQGRSNEAVEADFAARRAGLPDSA, encoded by the coding sequence ATGTCGAAAGCCGCCGTCTTCACCATGAAGCTCGAACCCGATCTTCGCGCCGAATTCATGGCCGCCGCCGAAGCCAGCCACCGCCCGGCATCGCAGGTGGTACGCGAATTGATGCGCGAGTTCGTCCAGCGCCAGCAGGCGCAAAGCGACCACAGCGCCGTCCTGCACCGCAAGGTCGAGGCCGCGCGTGCCTCCGCCCAAAACGGACAGGGCCGCTCCAACGAAGCGGTGGAAGCCGATTTCGCCGCGCGCCGCGCCGGGCTACCTGACAGCGCGTGA
- a CDS encoding alpha/beta hydrolase, with the protein MSGGADPRGVVMKDDVMGSRSRIVAIALAMALLPAMASAQDRGPTERVVDVPLAGGATQPALLLLPARPRGTIVMLPGGAGDVGLERDGDIRHGDNFVVRTRALWAARGYAVLIPDTVGRANLRGVRSSPSYARRVGDLVAFAHRHVSGPVFLLGTSQGSIAAMNGAAHAPAGSVAGVVLTESVSVMGGSGETVFDASPERVRVPALIVANRDDRCNVAPPGAAPKIAAAMTASRDVRVLMVAGGVTRSDKDCGSLTPHGYYGIEDAVVGKISGWIGRVVGDGGAGGDLPVAAG; encoded by the coding sequence ATGTCCGGCGGCGCAGACCCGCGCGGCGTGGTGATGAAGGATGATGTGATGGGTTCGCGTTCGAGGATCGTGGCGATCGCGCTGGCGATGGCGCTGCTGCCGGCGATGGCGTCCGCGCAGGATCGCGGCCCGACCGAACGGGTGGTCGATGTGCCGCTGGCGGGCGGCGCGACGCAGCCGGCGCTGCTGCTCCTGCCGGCGCGGCCACGCGGGACGATCGTGATGCTGCCGGGCGGGGCGGGGGATGTCGGGCTCGAACGTGACGGCGATATCCGGCACGGCGACAATTTCGTCGTGCGGACGCGCGCTTTGTGGGCGGCGCGCGGCTATGCGGTGCTGATCCCCGATACGGTCGGCCGCGCCAATCTGCGCGGGGTGCGAAGCTCGCCGAGCTATGCGCGCCGCGTCGGCGATCTGGTTGCCTTCGCGCACCGGCACGTCAGCGGGCCGGTGTTCCTGCTCGGCACCAGCCAGGGATCGATCGCGGCGATGAACGGCGCGGCGCACGCCCCCGCCGGCAGCGTCGCCGGGGTGGTGCTGACCGAATCCGTATCGGTGATGGGCGGGAGCGGCGAGACGGTGTTCGACGCCAGCCCGGAGCGGGTGCGCGTGCCGGCGCTGATCGTCGCCAACCGCGACGACCGCTGCAACGTCGCGCCGCCGGGAGCCGCGCCGAAGATCGCCGCCGCGATGACGGCGAGCCGCGACGTGCGCGTGCTGATGGTGGCGGGCGGGGTGACGCGATCGGACAAGGACTGCGGCTCGCTGACGCCGCATGGCTATTACGGGATCGAGGATGCGGTGGTGGGGAAGATCAGCGGGTGGATCGGGCGCGTGGTGGGTGATGGGGGTGCGGGGGGTGACCTACCGGTAGCCGCAGGATAA
- the ctrA gene encoding response regulator transcription factor CtrA produces MRVLLIEDEPTTAKAVDLMLSAEGFNVYTTDLGEEGVDLAKLYDYDIILLDLNLPDMNGYDVLKKVRAARIQTPVLILSGINEMDSKVRGFGFGADDYVTKPFHREELTARIHAVVRRSKGHSQSVIRTGKLAVNLDAKTVEVDGSRVHLTGKEYAMLELLSLRKGTTLTKEMFLNHLYGGMDEPELKIIDVFICKLRKKLSLACGGDNYIETVWGRGYVLRETDDVAATAVA; encoded by the coding sequence ATGCGCGTGCTACTGATTGAAGACGAGCCGACCACCGCCAAGGCGGTCGACCTGATGCTCTCGGCCGAAGGTTTCAACGTCTACACCACCGATCTGGGTGAAGAAGGCGTCGATCTGGCCAAGCTCTATGATTACGACATCATCCTGCTCGATCTCAACCTGCCCGACATGAACGGGTATGATGTGCTCAAGAAGGTCCGCGCCGCCCGCATCCAGACGCCGGTGCTCATCCTCAGCGGCATCAACGAGATGGATTCGAAGGTGCGCGGCTTCGGCTTCGGCGCCGACGATTACGTCACCAAGCCCTTCCACCGCGAGGAACTCACCGCCCGCATCCATGCCGTCGTGCGCCGCTCGAAGGGCCACAGCCAGTCGGTGATCCGCACCGGCAAGCTCGCGGTCAACCTCGACGCCAAGACGGTCGAGGTCGACGGCAGCCGAGTCCACCTGACCGGCAAGGAATATGCGATGCTCGAGCTGCTCTCGCTGCGCAAGGGCACCACGCTCACCAAGGAAATGTTCCTCAACCACCTCTACGGCGGCATGGACGAGCCCGAGCTGAAGATCATCGACGTCTTCATCTGCAAGCTCCGCAAGAAGCTCAGCCTCGCTTGCGGCGGCGACAATTACATCGAAACCGTCTGGGGCCGCGGCTACGTGCTGCGCGAAACCGACGACGTCGCGGCAACCGCCGTCGCCTGA
- a CDS encoding AI-2E family transporter: MNRLRPDADDTRFIRRVMLLILIVAVVAALWKAGDLLILAFGSILGAIVIHAFADLYAERLRLPRRPALGLAIATILAAIGFLVWLFGIQFGAQINALVLRLPSLLDQLGAWASQSPVGAKIVDAVQAAFAGSRVARDIGGLVTGGGELILNCLLLLVGAMFFAADPGIYKRGALLLIPRSIRPAIADAIDDVGINLRLWLRAELILMTTMGLLVAFGLWLSGVPSWAALGLLAGLSEFVPYIGPTAAMLPALGLGATAGTGPLVGTLVTYAAVRLVQTNFLTPWVQSHVIAIPPAITVFAIIGIGTVFGLFGLFFSAALLVVIFTLVRTLYLREMLGEDIDSPAA, translated from the coding sequence ATGAACCGCCTCCGCCCCGACGCAGACGACACGCGGTTCATCCGCCGGGTCATGCTCCTCATCCTGATCGTCGCGGTCGTCGCGGCGTTGTGGAAAGCGGGCGACCTGCTCATCCTCGCGTTCGGCTCGATCCTCGGCGCGATCGTGATCCACGCCTTCGCCGATCTCTACGCCGAGCGGCTGCGCCTCCCGCGCCGCCCCGCGCTCGGCCTCGCCATCGCGACGATCCTCGCCGCGATCGGCTTCCTCGTCTGGCTGTTCGGCATCCAGTTCGGCGCGCAGATCAACGCTTTGGTGCTGCGGCTGCCCTCGCTGCTCGATCAGCTCGGCGCATGGGCCTCGCAAAGCCCGGTCGGCGCCAAGATCGTCGATGCGGTACAGGCCGCCTTCGCCGGCTCACGCGTCGCGCGTGACATCGGCGGGCTGGTGACGGGCGGCGGCGAGCTCATCCTCAACTGCCTGCTGCTGCTGGTCGGCGCGATGTTCTTCGCCGCCGACCCCGGCATCTACAAACGCGGCGCGCTGCTGCTGATCCCGCGCAGCATTCGCCCCGCCATCGCCGACGCGATCGACGATGTCGGGATCAACCTGCGGCTGTGGCTGCGCGCCGAACTGATCCTGATGACGACGATGGGGCTGCTCGTCGCCTTCGGGCTGTGGCTGTCGGGCGTGCCGTCCTGGGCGGCGCTCGGGCTGCTCGCCGGGCTTAGCGAGTTCGTTCCCTATATCGGCCCCACCGCGGCGATGCTGCCCGCGCTCGGGCTGGGCGCGACCGCCGGCACCGGCCCGCTGGTCGGCACGCTCGTCACCTATGCCGCCGTCCGCCTCGTCCAGACCAATTTCCTCACCCCCTGGGTGCAGAGCCACGTCATCGCCATCCCGCCGGCGATCACGGTGTTCGCGATCATCGGCATCGGCACGGTGTTCGGCCTGTTCGGGCTGTTCTTCTCCGCCGCCTTGCTGGTGGTGATCTTCACGCTCGTGCGCACCCTGTATCTGCGCGAGATGCTCGGCGAGGATATCGACTCACCCGCGGCTTGA